A genomic stretch from Mya arenaria isolate MELC-2E11 chromosome 10, ASM2691426v1 includes:
- the LOC128206770 gene encoding receptor-type tyrosine-protein phosphatase kappa-like isoform X3, with translation MVNKGREEYVNEDTDYFHSITIIENTNYHSPPAKSSHKDNTLILTEDNLEIDADDVSAQDITDMSETNECVYYNNTREVSKFKLTVANLPEYVHNICIKDIEEEFQKIPYGLLKPYEVSQTKLNMHRNRYKGIYPYDDTRVVVRGGDTDYINASYIDGFRKRKAYIAALGPMAKQLGDFGQFWRMVWQQKVERIAIVTNLVECEKTKCEQYWPDHGQCKLYGDIKVMCKVEKVYADLIWRQFTLSKGTPNSEEKNLHQLQFTAWPDKDIPDNVTSIIEFRHKVNALPSTFDGPVLVHCSAGVGRTGTYIALDILTNEGEAVGAIDIPRCVLNMRQNRPSMIQTLSQYKYLHEALVHSLTLDCSLIKQEHFHEYMNMMSSKQEIQKQFEKMQMNQEQKSDQELQATEKNRILTKKNRKHADIPGDANRPRLYLFLKPGESDYINAIYINSFKTKNSFLVAQTPLPDTVSDFIALVVQENCSRIVSLESQGIGLYVPGDDQSMMKGVISIFSTRVQSTRHFVKRELHFKHDGKTKSEVRIPHYEYLDWDKNYNTPKSAEHFVAFIKEVEDASKSSHLNGPILVHCMNGAGKSGLLCVVSTLLETLSEDNEVSVVNAVRKVRARRLLSIPNKEQFYFCYECVLQSLNAKDDAVYYNTSGDIKRK, from the exons ATGGTGAACAAAGGCA GAGAAGAGTATGTCAATGAAGATACCGATTATTTCCACTCTATTACCATCATAGAAAACACCAATTACCACAGTCCACCAGCGAAGAGCTCTCACAAGGATAACACGCTTATTTTGACTGAGGACAATCTTGAAATCG ACGCAGATGATGTTTCTGCACAGGACATCACAGACATGTCTGAAAcaaatgaatgtgtttattaCAACAACACAAGAGAAGTCAGCAAATTCAAACTGACTGTAGCTAATTTACCGGAATATGTACACAACATATGCATAAAGGATATAGAAGAAGAATTTCAG AAAATACCGTACGGCCTCTTGAAACCTTACGAAGTTTCACAAACGAAGCTAAATATGCATAGAAATAGATACAAAGGAATTTATCCGT ATGATGATACGCGTGTTGTAGTACGTGGAGGAGACACAGACTATATCAATGCAAGCTATATAGAC GGTTTCAGGAAACGAAAGGCATACATAGCTGCTTTGG GTCCGATGGCTAAGCAGCTGGGCGATTTTGGCCAATTCTGGCGAATGGTTTGGCAACAGAAAGTGGAACGGATTGCCATCGTAACTAACTTGGTAGAGTGTGAG AAAACCAAATGCGAGCAATACTGGCCTGATCATGGCCAATGTAAGCTATACGGCGATATAAAAGTTATGTGCAAGGTTGAAAAAGTGTACGCAGATTTAATTTGGAGACAGTTTACGTTATCAAAG GGTACACCGaattctgaagaaaaaaatctgcatCAACTTCAGTTCACAGCGTGGCCAGACAAGGACATTCCTGATAACGTCACATCAATAATAGAGTTTAGACATAAAGTGAACGCCTTGCCGAGTACCTTTGACGGACCAGTGCTAGTGCATTGCAG TGCTGGCGTTGGAAGAACGGGAACCTACATAGCTCTGGACATTCTGACTAACGAGGGCGAGGCAGTAGGAGCAATAGATATCCCGAGATGTGTTCTCAATATGCGACAGAACAGACCCAGCATGATTCAGACTTTG AGTCAATACAAGTATCTACACGAAGCTTTGGTCCATTCATTGACCCTTGATTGCTCGTTGATAAAACAAGAACACTTCCatgaatatatgaatatgatGTCCAGCAAACAGGAGATACAGAAGCAGTTTGAG AAAATGCAAATGAACCAAGAGCAAAAGTCGGATCAGGAACTACAGGCAACGGAAAAGAATCGGATTCTGacaaaaaagaacagaaaacacGCGGATATACCAG GTGATGCCAACAGACCACGTCTTTATCTGTTTCTGAAACCAGGCGAATCTGATTATATCAATGCGATATACATCAAC AGTTTCAAAACAAAGAACAGCTTCTTGGTTGCACAAACACCTCTACCTGACACAGTTTCCGATTTCATTGCACTTGTTGTTCAGGAAAACTGTTCCCGTATTGTTAGTTTGGAATCTCAG GGGATTGGCCTGTACGTTCCTGGTGACGATCAATCAATGATGAAAGGTGTGATTTCCATATTTTCAACAAGAGTTCAAAGTACGAGACACTTTGTAAAAAGAGAGCTGCATTTTAAACACGACGGAAAG ACCAAGTCGGAGGTGAGAATACCACACTATGAATATTTAGATTGGGATAAAAATTACAATACTCCGAAGTCAGCAGAACACTTTGTTGCCTTCATCAAAGAGGTTGAAGACGCATCCAAATCATCTCACTTGAACGGACCGATACTGGTGCATTGTAT GAACGGCGCTGGTAAGAGCGGACTTTTATGTGTTGTCTCGACATTACTTGAAACACTGAGTGAAGATAATGAAGTCAGTGTGGTCAATGCGGTAAGGAAAGTCAGAGCAAGACGACTGCTTTCCATTCCAAATAAG GAACAATTTTACTTTTGCTACGAGTGTGTTCTCCAATCCTTGAATGCAAAAGATGACGCTGTGTACTACAACACAAGTGGGGATATCAAGAGGAAATGA
- the LOC128206770 gene encoding receptor-type tyrosine-protein phosphatase F-like isoform X4, producing MSIWKWITLSCRRDILCNRSKRPEKEHDNSSALNAMVNKGREEYVNEDTDYFHSITIIENTNYHSPPAKSSHKDNTLILTEDNLEIDADDVSAQDITDMSETNECVYYNNTREVSKFKLTVANLPEYVHNICIKDIEEEFQKIPYGLLKPYEVSQTKLNMHRNRYKGIYPYDDTRVVVRGGDTDYINASYIDGFRKRKAYIAALGPMAKQLGDFGQFWRMVWQQKVERIAIVTNLVECEKTKCEQYWPDHGQCKLYGDIKVMCKVEKVYADLIWRQFTLSKGTPNSEEKNLHQLQFTAWPDKDIPDNVTSIIEFRHKVNALPSTFDGPVLVHCSAGVGRTGTYIALDILTNEGEAVGAIDIPRCVLNMRQNRPSMIQTLSQYKYLHEALVHSLTLDCSLIKQEHFHEYMNMMSSKQEIQKQFEKMQMNQEQKSDQELQATEKNRILTKKNRKHADIPGDANRPRLYLFLKPGESDYINAIYINSFKTKNSFLVAQTPLPDTVSDFIALVVQENCSRIVSLESQGIGLYVPGDDQSMMKGVISIFSTRVQSTRHFVKRELHFKHDGKTKSEVRIPHYEYLDWDKNYNTPKSAEHFVAFIKEVEDASKSSHLNGPILVH from the exons ATGTCAATATGGAAATGGATCACTTTGTCATGCAG AAGAGACATTCTATGCAACAGAAGTAAGCGACCCGAAAAAGAACATGATAACTCTTCCGCGTTGAACGCAATGGTGAACAAAGGCA GAGAAGAGTATGTCAATGAAGATACCGATTATTTCCACTCTATTACCATCATAGAAAACACCAATTACCACAGTCCACCAGCGAAGAGCTCTCACAAGGATAACACGCTTATTTTGACTGAGGACAATCTTGAAATCG ACGCAGATGATGTTTCTGCACAGGACATCACAGACATGTCTGAAAcaaatgaatgtgtttattaCAACAACACAAGAGAAGTCAGCAAATTCAAACTGACTGTAGCTAATTTACCGGAATATGTACACAACATATGCATAAAGGATATAGAAGAAGAATTTCAG AAAATACCGTACGGCCTCTTGAAACCTTACGAAGTTTCACAAACGAAGCTAAATATGCATAGAAATAGATACAAAGGAATTTATCCGT ATGATGATACGCGTGTTGTAGTACGTGGAGGAGACACAGACTATATCAATGCAAGCTATATAGAC GGTTTCAGGAAACGAAAGGCATACATAGCTGCTTTGG GTCCGATGGCTAAGCAGCTGGGCGATTTTGGCCAATTCTGGCGAATGGTTTGGCAACAGAAAGTGGAACGGATTGCCATCGTAACTAACTTGGTAGAGTGTGAG AAAACCAAATGCGAGCAATACTGGCCTGATCATGGCCAATGTAAGCTATACGGCGATATAAAAGTTATGTGCAAGGTTGAAAAAGTGTACGCAGATTTAATTTGGAGACAGTTTACGTTATCAAAG GGTACACCGaattctgaagaaaaaaatctgcatCAACTTCAGTTCACAGCGTGGCCAGACAAGGACATTCCTGATAACGTCACATCAATAATAGAGTTTAGACATAAAGTGAACGCCTTGCCGAGTACCTTTGACGGACCAGTGCTAGTGCATTGCAG TGCTGGCGTTGGAAGAACGGGAACCTACATAGCTCTGGACATTCTGACTAACGAGGGCGAGGCAGTAGGAGCAATAGATATCCCGAGATGTGTTCTCAATATGCGACAGAACAGACCCAGCATGATTCAGACTTTG AGTCAATACAAGTATCTACACGAAGCTTTGGTCCATTCATTGACCCTTGATTGCTCGTTGATAAAACAAGAACACTTCCatgaatatatgaatatgatGTCCAGCAAACAGGAGATACAGAAGCAGTTTGAG AAAATGCAAATGAACCAAGAGCAAAAGTCGGATCAGGAACTACAGGCAACGGAAAAGAATCGGATTCTGacaaaaaagaacagaaaacacGCGGATATACCAG GTGATGCCAACAGACCACGTCTTTATCTGTTTCTGAAACCAGGCGAATCTGATTATATCAATGCGATATACATCAAC AGTTTCAAAACAAAGAACAGCTTCTTGGTTGCACAAACACCTCTACCTGACACAGTTTCCGATTTCATTGCACTTGTTGTTCAGGAAAACTGTTCCCGTATTGTTAGTTTGGAATCTCAG GGGATTGGCCTGTACGTTCCTGGTGACGATCAATCAATGATGAAAGGTGTGATTTCCATATTTTCAACAAGAGTTCAAAGTACGAGACACTTTGTAAAAAGAGAGCTGCATTTTAAACACGACGGAAAG ACCAAGTCGGAGGTGAGAATACCACACTATGAATATTTAGATTGGGATAAAAATTACAATACTCCGAAGTCAGCAGAACACTTTGTTGCCTTCATCAAAGAGGTTGAAGACGCATCCAAATCATCTCACTTGAACGGACCGATACTGGTGCATT GA
- the LOC128206770 gene encoding receptor-type tyrosine-protein phosphatase kappa-like isoform X1 gives MSIWKWITLSCRRDILCNRSKRPEKEHDNSSALNAMVNKGREEYVNEDTDYFHSITIIENTNYHSPPAKSSHKDNTLILTEDNLEIDADDVSAQDITDMSETNECVYYNNTREVSKFKLTVANLPEYVHNICIKDIEEEFQKIPYGLLKPYEVSQTKLNMHRNRYKGIYPYDDTRVVVRGGDTDYINASYIDGFRKRKAYIAALGPMAKQLGDFGQFWRMVWQQKVERIAIVTNLVECEKTKCEQYWPDHGQCKLYGDIKVMCKVEKVYADLIWRQFTLSKGTPNSEEKNLHQLQFTAWPDKDIPDNVTSIIEFRHKVNALPSTFDGPVLVHCSAGVGRTGTYIALDILTNEGEAVGAIDIPRCVLNMRQNRPSMIQTLSQYKYLHEALVHSLTLDCSLIKQEHFHEYMNMMSSKQEIQKQFEKMQMNQEQKSDQELQATEKNRILTKKNRKHADIPGDANRPRLYLFLKPGESDYINAIYINSFKTKNSFLVAQTPLPDTVSDFIALVVQENCSRIVSLESQGIGLYVPGDDQSMMKGVISIFSTRVQSTRHFVKRELHFKHDGKTKSEVRIPHYEYLDWDKNYNTPKSAEHFVAFIKEVEDASKSSHLNGPILVHCMNGAGKSGLLCVVSTLLETLSEDNEVSVVNAVRKVRARRLLSIPNKEQFYFCYECVLQSLNAKDDAVYYNTSGDIKRK, from the exons ATGTCAATATGGAAATGGATCACTTTGTCATGCAG AAGAGACATTCTATGCAACAGAAGTAAGCGACCCGAAAAAGAACATGATAACTCTTCCGCGTTGAACGCAATGGTGAACAAAGGCA GAGAAGAGTATGTCAATGAAGATACCGATTATTTCCACTCTATTACCATCATAGAAAACACCAATTACCACAGTCCACCAGCGAAGAGCTCTCACAAGGATAACACGCTTATTTTGACTGAGGACAATCTTGAAATCG ACGCAGATGATGTTTCTGCACAGGACATCACAGACATGTCTGAAAcaaatgaatgtgtttattaCAACAACACAAGAGAAGTCAGCAAATTCAAACTGACTGTAGCTAATTTACCGGAATATGTACACAACATATGCATAAAGGATATAGAAGAAGAATTTCAG AAAATACCGTACGGCCTCTTGAAACCTTACGAAGTTTCACAAACGAAGCTAAATATGCATAGAAATAGATACAAAGGAATTTATCCGT ATGATGATACGCGTGTTGTAGTACGTGGAGGAGACACAGACTATATCAATGCAAGCTATATAGAC GGTTTCAGGAAACGAAAGGCATACATAGCTGCTTTGG GTCCGATGGCTAAGCAGCTGGGCGATTTTGGCCAATTCTGGCGAATGGTTTGGCAACAGAAAGTGGAACGGATTGCCATCGTAACTAACTTGGTAGAGTGTGAG AAAACCAAATGCGAGCAATACTGGCCTGATCATGGCCAATGTAAGCTATACGGCGATATAAAAGTTATGTGCAAGGTTGAAAAAGTGTACGCAGATTTAATTTGGAGACAGTTTACGTTATCAAAG GGTACACCGaattctgaagaaaaaaatctgcatCAACTTCAGTTCACAGCGTGGCCAGACAAGGACATTCCTGATAACGTCACATCAATAATAGAGTTTAGACATAAAGTGAACGCCTTGCCGAGTACCTTTGACGGACCAGTGCTAGTGCATTGCAG TGCTGGCGTTGGAAGAACGGGAACCTACATAGCTCTGGACATTCTGACTAACGAGGGCGAGGCAGTAGGAGCAATAGATATCCCGAGATGTGTTCTCAATATGCGACAGAACAGACCCAGCATGATTCAGACTTTG AGTCAATACAAGTATCTACACGAAGCTTTGGTCCATTCATTGACCCTTGATTGCTCGTTGATAAAACAAGAACACTTCCatgaatatatgaatatgatGTCCAGCAAACAGGAGATACAGAAGCAGTTTGAG AAAATGCAAATGAACCAAGAGCAAAAGTCGGATCAGGAACTACAGGCAACGGAAAAGAATCGGATTCTGacaaaaaagaacagaaaacacGCGGATATACCAG GTGATGCCAACAGACCACGTCTTTATCTGTTTCTGAAACCAGGCGAATCTGATTATATCAATGCGATATACATCAAC AGTTTCAAAACAAAGAACAGCTTCTTGGTTGCACAAACACCTCTACCTGACACAGTTTCCGATTTCATTGCACTTGTTGTTCAGGAAAACTGTTCCCGTATTGTTAGTTTGGAATCTCAG GGGATTGGCCTGTACGTTCCTGGTGACGATCAATCAATGATGAAAGGTGTGATTTCCATATTTTCAACAAGAGTTCAAAGTACGAGACACTTTGTAAAAAGAGAGCTGCATTTTAAACACGACGGAAAG ACCAAGTCGGAGGTGAGAATACCACACTATGAATATTTAGATTGGGATAAAAATTACAATACTCCGAAGTCAGCAGAACACTTTGTTGCCTTCATCAAAGAGGTTGAAGACGCATCCAAATCATCTCACTTGAACGGACCGATACTGGTGCATTGTAT GAACGGCGCTGGTAAGAGCGGACTTTTATGTGTTGTCTCGACATTACTTGAAACACTGAGTGAAGATAATGAAGTCAGTGTGGTCAATGCGGTAAGGAAAGTCAGAGCAAGACGACTGCTTTCCATTCCAAATAAG GAACAATTTTACTTTTGCTACGAGTGTGTTCTCCAATCCTTGAATGCAAAAGATGACGCTGTGTACTACAACACAAGTGGGGATATCAAGAGGAAATGA